The following nucleotide sequence is from Thermostaphylospora chromogena.
GGCCGTCCTGTACAGCGTGCTGAGCGGCCTGGGAGTGTTCGAGTCGATCGTTTCCACCATCAACTCGATCACCAACGCCGACGCCGGTTCTCCCGGGGCCATCGATGCCAGCTCGTGGTTCGATCCCGTCCGAATCCTGGGCTTCACCGCTCTGATCGGCGCGATCGACGTGGTGCTCATCACGGCACTGTCGACACTGGGCGCGGTCATCTACAACCTCGCCTCCAGCGTGGTCGGCGGCGTCGAGGTCACCCTCACCGAGGCCGAGTGACCCATCCCGGGCCCGGCATCCGCCGGGTTCGGGTGTGGGTCACCACCCCGCCCCCCGCGTGGACCCAACCACTTCCGAAACACGGTAAGCTATTCCTCGTTCGGACCAAACGGGTTCGCTCCCATCCCGGTGGATGCGGTACCCTCGACGCGCCGAACCTGATGCGGGGCTATAGCTCAGTCGGTTAGAGCGCTTCCCTGATAAGGAAGAGGTCCCAGGTTCAAGTCCTGGTAGCCCCACCTCGATAAACGCCCCGAAGCGATCAAGCTCCGGGGCTCTTTGCTGCAACGGGTACTGCAACAGAGTCACTCGAACAGTCCCGTCACCCTCTTGAGGGCATTCTCGCGGCTCTCGCCGTCCCCGTGCGTGTAGATCTCCATCGTCACCGAGATCCGGCTGTGCCCGAGGATTTCCATCGCGTCACGCGGAGCGACGCCGAGCTTCTTGAGCAAGGACGCGGCAGTGTGCCGGAGGTCGTGCACGCGGATCGGCCGGAGCTTGTGCGTCTCCACGATCCGGGCGAAGGACCGGGCGAGGTTGCGCGGCTCGATCGGCTTGCCCGATCTGGTGGTGAAGACGAGCCCGGTGTCCGTCCAGCCCTTCCCCGCCTCCTCGCGGAGGATCTTCTGGCCGTCCCGCTGGATCTCCAAGGCCTCCCGCACGACGCCGAGGAGCGGTGAGGCATGCGTGTGCGACATCTCCGACGTGGGGGTGTCCCAGCCGACCGTCTCCCACCATCTGAAGAAGCTCAAGGAGGCCGGTCTACTGGTCTCCGAGCGGCGGGGAACCTGGGTGTACTACCGGGTCGAGCCGAGCGTGCTGGCCGCGATGGGCCAACTCCTGATGGCGCCTCTCCCCTCTGACCGGTGAACGAGGGCCGCCCAGCATCAGCCAAGGCGGCCTTCTCATCTCCGCCCCTGCTATGCGGCAGCGAACTTCCTCCGCCAGGCGAGTGAAACGTAGACCAGCGCCACGAGCACCGGGACCTCGATCAGTGGCCCGACGACACCGGACAGCGCTTGACCCGAGGTGACGCCGAAGGTCGCGATGGCTACCGCGATCGCCAGTTCGAAGTTGTTGCCGGCCGCCGTGAAGGCCAGCGTGGCGGTGCG
It contains:
- a CDS encoding tyrosine-type recombinase/integrase, which codes for MSHTHASPLLGVVREALEIQRDGQKILREEAGKGWTDTGLVFTTRSGKPIEPRNLARSFARIVETHKLRPIRVHDLRHTAASLLKKLGVAPRDAMEILGHSRISVTMEIYTHGDGESRENALKRVTGLFE
- a CDS encoding ArsR/SmtB family transcription factor, with amino-acid sequence MCDISDVGVSQPTVSHHLKKLKEAGLLVSERRGTWVYYRVEPSVLAAMGQLLMAPLPSDR